A single region of the Methanobrevibacter sp. genome encodes:
- a CDS encoding DUF126 domain-containing protein translates to MIECRNISKGKAEGELIVSSEAISFLGGVDPETGVVIDPNHELKGESIKDKVLFIPGGKGSTVGSYVIFQMMKNNTAPKAIICLKAEPIIATGAIMSDIPMVDSPSSVEELVNGQMVEVDSDNGKITLL, encoded by the coding sequence ATGATTGAATGCAGAAATATTTCTAAAGGAAAAGCAGAAGGGGAATTAATTGTATCTAGTGAGGCTATCAGTTTTTTAGGTGGGGTTGACCCTGAAACTGGTGTAGTCATTGACCCAAATCATGAACTCAAAGGAGAATCCATTAAGGATAAAGTCCTTTTCATTCCTGGCGGAAAAGGTTCAACTGTTGGATCTTATGTAATATTCCAGATGATGAAAAACAACACAGCTCCTAAAGCAATTATTTGCCTAAAAGCTGAACCGATTATAGCAACTGGTGCAATCATGTCTGACATTCCAATGGTTGATTCTCCATCAAGCGTTGAAGAATTGGTAAATGGACAAATGGTTGAAGTAGACAGTGATAACGGTAAAATAACTTTATTATAA
- a CDS encoding pyridoxamine kinase, whose protein sequence is MSKTTKILTIQDISCYGQCSITVALPVISAFGIETAVIPSAVLSTHTSGFTDFTVRDLTEDLPEIRKHWEKEGISFDAIYTGFIASKEQLDYIKDIIDSRLNDDGLVFVDPAMADHGEFYNGFDQEFADAMGELCKLGDYILPNTTEACYILHKPWKETFSKEEMLEMAKELAQFTKRYVILKGYENDNDEMGMIVLDKQEDTIDIVYNDKVNYVSHGTGDVFASSFVGSVMLGKSPSSAAKVAGEFTKKAIEKTIGDKTHTYGVKFEQAIPELYDLLKTI, encoded by the coding sequence ATGAGTAAAACAACAAAAATTTTAACTATTCAAGATATTTCATGCTATGGGCAGTGCTCAATAACTGTTGCACTCCCTGTAATTTCTGCTTTTGGAATAGAAACTGCAGTTATTCCTTCTGCGGTCCTATCTACACACACTTCAGGTTTCACAGACTTTACTGTGAGAGACTTAACTGAAGACCTTCCTGAAATTAGAAAACATTGGGAAAAGGAAGGAATATCCTTTGATGCCATTTATACTGGTTTCATTGCATCAAAAGAGCAATTAGATTACATTAAAGACATTATAGACTCAAGATTAAATGACGATGGACTAGTCTTCGTAGACCCTGCTATGGCAGACCATGGAGAATTCTACAATGGTTTTGACCAGGAATTCGCAGATGCAATGGGAGAGCTTTGTAAATTAGGAGACTACATTCTACCTAACACAACTGAAGCTTGCTATATATTGCATAAACCTTGGAAAGAAACATTTTCAAAAGAGGAAATGCTCGAAATGGCTAAAGAGCTTGCACAATTCACTAAAAGATATGTTATCCTAAAAGGATATGAAAATGATAATGATGAAATGGGAATGATTGTTTTGGATAAGCAGGAAGATACAATTGATATTGTATACAATGATAAGGTGAATTATGTTTCCCATGGAACCGGAGATGTCTTTGCTTCATCATTTGTAGGATCTGTAATGTTAGGAAAATCCCCTTCATCTGCAGCAAAAGTGGCTGGAGAATTTACTAAAAAGGCAATTGAAAAAACAATTGGCGATAAGACTCATACCTATGGAGTTAAATTTGAACAGGCAATTCCAGAACTGTATGACCTATTAAAAACAATTTAA
- a CDS encoding cytosine permease encodes MENRTGLFSNGVIWFGVAVSVSEIEAGIQLASSSPIDSIWLPLVLGHIIGGILLFFIGLVGARLRVNAMETIKSTFGDFGSKFFSSLNVMQLIAWVAVLNAQGAAAMMGLNLPISFTLTCIILSLIIAIWVYVGLYRLSKVTTVMMVVLTVLLAILSFKLLGGNITNALPIASITSASSPTLSFWNIFEISIAMPISWLPVISDYTKDVENPVNGTMISAVAYTIASLWMYILGMQIVGIGTTSIAQSILMAGLGAQGVIILVLSTVTSNFVAANSAGESAKAIVNRINPRIAGVVVSILSCVLAISGIMDHYIGFLYLIASVFAPMAAVLLVSFFISKEDTGDTKIWYWNMFAWFAGFIVYQFTVGLDSIPLGPTLLAIIVSAALAYLGVLVKNKSQSDLVEV; translated from the coding sequence ATGGAAAATCGTACTGGTCTTTTTTCAAATGGAGTAATATGGTTTGGAGTTGCAGTCTCTGTTTCAGAAATAGAAGCGGGAATACAGCTTGCTTCCTCATCCCCAATTGATTCCATTTGGCTTCCATTGGTGCTTGGACACATTATAGGTGGAATATTACTATTTTTTATAGGTTTAGTCGGTGCACGCCTTAGAGTGAATGCAATGGAGACCATTAAATCCACTTTTGGGGATTTCGGTTCCAAATTCTTTTCCTCATTGAATGTGATGCAGCTTATAGCATGGGTCGCTGTGCTTAATGCCCAAGGTGCAGCGGCTATGATGGGTTTGAATTTACCTATATCCTTCACTTTAACATGCATCATCCTCTCTCTAATCATTGCAATATGGGTTTATGTTGGACTTTACCGCTTATCAAAAGTAACAACCGTAATGATGGTGGTGCTTACAGTATTGCTTGCAATCCTATCCTTTAAGCTATTGGGAGGAAACATAACAAATGCATTGCCTATTGCTTCAATAACAAGTGCAAGTTCCCCAACACTAAGCTTTTGGAACATCTTTGAAATATCAATAGCTATGCCTATCTCATGGCTTCCTGTAATTTCAGACTATACTAAAGATGTTGAAAATCCAGTCAACGGAACAATGATTTCTGCAGTTGCATACACTATAGCAAGCCTTTGGATGTACATTTTAGGTATGCAAATTGTTGGAATTGGAACAACAAGCATTGCACAATCAATCCTTATGGCAGGCCTTGGAGCCCAAGGAGTGATTATCCTAGTGCTTTCAACTGTAACATCCAACTTTGTAGCAGCAAATTCAGCAGGAGAATCTGCAAAAGCTATCGTTAATAGAATCAATCCTAGAATTGCGGGAGTTGTAGTGAGCATATTAAGTTGTGTGCTTGCCATTTCAGGAATCATGGATCATTACATTGGATTTTTATATCTTATCGCTTCAGTGTTTGCCCCAATGGCTGCAGTGCTTTTGGTTTCATTCTTCATTTCAAAAGAAGATACCGGAGATACAAAGATTTGGTACTGGAACATGTTTGCATGGTTTGCAGGGTTTATCGTGTACCAATTCACTGTAGGACTCGATTCAATTCCATTAGGCCCAACATTACTTGCCATAATAGTATCAGCTGCACTGGCTTATCTTGGTGTTTTGGTGAAAAATAAATCCCAATCAGATTTAGTTGAAGTGTGA